The window TGGTGGCCTTCGCCGGCAGCTTCGTCACCAGCCTGGAGAGCTCCCGCGAGCAATTGATCAGCCAGTTGCGCTCCCATGCCCAGGACGCCGCCACCGCGCTGGGCCTGTCGCTGACACCGCACGTGGACGACCCGGCGATGATCGAACTGATGGTCAGCTCGATCTTCGACTCCGGCTACTTCGCCACCATCCGCGTGGTCAGCATTCCCGAAGGCAAGGTCATCGTCGAACGGGACACCGACACCCAGTCCGAACAGGTACCGCACTGGTTCGCCAGCCTGGTGAACCTCAAGGCCCAGGGGGGCGATGCGCTGATCATGCGCGGCTGGGAACAGGCCGCTCGGGTCGAAGTGGTCAGCCATCCACAGTTCGCCCTGGCCAAGCTGTGGGACAGCGCGCTGGGCAGCCTGGCCTGGTTGCTGCTGTGCGGGTTGATCAGCGCCATCCTCGGCGGCTGGCTGCTGCGCACCCAGTTGAAGCCGCTGGACCAGATGGTGCAGCAGGCCCAGGCCATCACCCGCCGCGAATTCCTCACCCTGCCCAAGGAGCCGCGCACCCCGGAACTCAAGCGCGTGGTGCAGGCGATGAACCAGATGGTCGACAAGCTCAAGGCGCTGTTCGCCGAGGAAGCCTCGCGCAGCGAGAAGCTGCGCGAAGAGGCCTACCAGGACAGTCTCTCGGGCCTGGCCAACCGCCGCCTGTTCGATGCGCGCCTGGATGCGCAGCTCTCGCCCAGCGAGCAGAACACCGCCGGCTACCTGCTGCTGCTGCGCCTGAACGACCTGGCCGGGCTCAACCAGCGCCTGGGCGGACAGCGCACCGACGCGCTGATCCGCGACGTCGCCGAATTGCTGGAACGCACCCGCCAGCACCATGGCACCCCGGACTGGCTGGCCGCGCGCAGCCGCGGTGGCGAATTCACCCTGCTCGCCCCGGGCCTGGACAGCGCCAGCGCCGAGCAACTGGCGGACGAGCTCAGCGCCTCCCTGGAAAACCTGCGCGGTACCGGCGCCAGCGACTGCACGCCGGTGGCGCACCTGGGCCTGTCGGCCTTCCGCCCCGGAGAATCCTCGGCCAGCGTCCTGTCCCGCGCCGACCAGGCGCTGGCCCAGTCGCAGTCCTCGCCGGACCGCCCCTGGCAGCGCCTGGACAGTTCCGGCAGCCAACCGGCGCAGGATTCCCACGCCTGGCGCGACTGGCTCGACGACGCCCTGCAGAAAGGCAAGCTGCAACTCTGGTTCCAGCCCGTGCGCGCCTGCGCCGAAAGCGGCGAACTGCTGCACCAGAAGGTTCTCGCGCGCCTGCTCGATCCGCAGGGCGAGGCCGTGGCCGCTGGCCAGTTCCTGCCGTGGATCGAACGCTTCGGCTGGTCCGCGCGCTTCGACCTGGCGATGCTCGAACACGCCCTCGCCCACCTCGCCCAGCAGCCGGCGCCGCTGGCGCTGTCGCTCTCGGCGGAAACCGTGCGCGGCGCCGCGCCGTTGCGGCAGCTGTTCGACATCCTTCGCGCCCATCCGGAGGAAGCCCGGCTGATGACCCTGGAAGTGGACGAACGCTACCTGCCGCCGCCGGCGGAGCTGGAGAAGCTCAGCCAGTCCGTGCAGGAAGTCGGCTGCAAGCTCGGCCTGCAACACTTCGGCGGTCGTTTCAGCCTGATCGGCAACCTCACCCGCCTGGGCCTGGCCTACCTGAAGATCGACGGCAGCTACATCCGCGCCATCGACCAGGACAACGACAAGCGCCTGTTCATCGAGGCGGTGTTCCGTGCGGCCAACAGCATCGACCTGCCGCTGATCGCGGAGATGGTGGAGAGCGAAGGCGAGTTGAAGGTGTTGCGGGAAATGGGGATTGCCGGGGCGATGGGTAGGCTTATCGGGGCGCCGCGGCCGTCGCAGAAGAACGGGGCGTAGGAGCGGACTTTGTCCGCGATGCTTGGGGTTGGACATTTCTGCGCCGCTTCGGCGTGTGCTGAGAGATTTTGTTTCGCCCCCTCGGGCGACCTCCTTTGGCAAACGCCCCAACGGAGGCAAAGGTCTTGCCCCTGCATCCGGCCCCGGCTTCGCCGGGGTTCCCTCGCTCCATCGAAGTTTCAGGGGCACGCGTCGACGAGCCATCCATGGCCCAACGACGCTCTCGCGGCATCCATGCCGCTCAACCCCTGAAACTCCGATTCCACTCGGACTCCTGAAGGGGCGCTCCGGTGCGCGCGGGTATTTCTCTGGAAATCGTTAAATCCAGAGCCAGAGCGGTGCGCATGCTCCCGTAGGAGAGACGGGGGCGCCTAGCCCTTGTCCGCGAAGGCTCGCCACTGCCCCTACGCCACAGGATGAACACCCGTAGGACCGAGGGAGACGCCCAGTCCTTGCTCGCGAACAAACTTCCCGGCTGCATCAGTATTGGGCGGTTCGGGAGCAAGCTCGCTACAGAAAAGCCAGCGCCATCAGTCCTTCTTACCCTTCTTTGCACTGGCGTACGCCGCCTCCAGCGCATCGTTGATGGTCTTGAGCACCTTCACCCGGGCAAACCGCTTGTCATTGGCCTCCACCAGCGTCCAGGGTGCGATCTCGGTGCTGGTGCGATCGACCATGTCGCCCACCGCGTCCACGTAGAGATCCCACTTGTCGCGGTTGCGCCAGTCTTCCTCGGTGATCTTGAAGCGCTTGAACGGAATCGACTCGCGCTCCTTGAAGCGCTCCAGCTGGGTGTCCTGGTCGATGGACAGCCAGAACTTCACCAGCACGATGCCGTAGTTGGCCAACTGCTCCTCGAAGTCGTTGATCTCCGCATAGGCACGCAGCCAGTCGGCGTCCGAGGCGAAGCCCTCGACCCGCTCCACCAGTACGCGGCCATACCAGGAACGGTCGAAGATGGTGAACTGCCGGCGTGCCGGCATGTGCCGCCAGAAGCGCCACAGGTACGGCTGCGCACGCTCCTCCTCGGTGGGCGCGGCGATCGGCACGATGTGGTATTGCCGCGGGTCCAGCGCATCGGTCACGCGGCGGATGGCGCCGCCCTTGCCGGCAGCATCGTTGCCCTCGAACACGGCGATCAGCGAATGGCTGCGGAAACGCTTGTCACGCATCAGCGTGGCCAGTCGTGCCTGTTCCTTCGCCATCTGCTCCTTGTACTGGTCCTTGTCCAGCGCCAGGGTCAGGTCGAGCGCGCCGAGCAGCCCCTTGTTGTCCAGGCTGGAAACCAGAGGGGCGGCATGGGGTTGCGGCGTCGGGCGGCCCTCGCGCTTGAGCGCGGCCTGCAAACCTTCGAGCAGGGTGCGACCAACCGTCAGGCTGCGGTAACGCTCATCGGCGCCCTCGACCACGTACCAGGGCGCGTAGTCACGGCTGGTGCGACGCAGCACGCGCTCGCCATAACGCACGAACTTGTCGTAGACCTCGCTCTGCTTCCAGTCCAGGTCGCTGAGCTGCCAACTGCGCTGCGGGTCATTCTCCAGCGTCTTGAGACGCTCCTTGAGCTGCTTCTTCGAGAGGTGGAACCAGAACTTGAAGATCAGCGCGCCTTCGTCGGAGTACATGCGCTCGAAGCGTTCGGCGTCGGCGATCAGGCCATCGAGCTGGCTGTCCTTGATCTCCCCAGTCACCCGTGCGTAGAGCATCTGGCTGTACCAGTTGCCGAAGAAGATGCCGATACGCCCCTTGGGCGGCAGCTTGCGCCAGAAGCGCCACTGCGGCGGACGGGAGAGTTCCTCGTCGGTGGGCAGGACGAAACTCTCGACCTGGATCAGGCGCGGGTCCATCCACTCGTTGAGCAGCTTCACCGTCTCGCCCTTGCCGGCCCCCTCGATGCCATTGATCAGGATGAGCACCGGGAAGCGCGCCTGTTGCTTGAGCTCGTACTGCGCTTCGAGCAAGGCCTCGCGCAGCACCGCGACTTCCTTCTCGTAGGTTTCCTTGTCGATGGAATGACCGATCTCGGCGGATTCGAACATGCACCTCTCCTTGTTTCCGAATGCCGTAAAAGGTAGCGGATGTGGCGGCAGCACTGCTGAGATTTTGTCGTGACGGTGATCACCCGCGGCAACGCGGCACACCTCGAAAGCTCGCCAATTCCTGAGGTCCGCCTGACGGATCGGCTAAACTGCGCCTTTGCTTTCACCACGACCGACGCATGCTCCCTCCTCTTCCCAATGCCCACAACGCCCAGATCGACTGGGACGAGAATGGCCAGCCCACCTCCCGTGCCTACGGCGACGTGTACTTCTCCCGCGCCTCCGGTATCGAGGAGACACACCACGTGTTCATCGCCGGCAACCGCCTGCCCGAGCGCTTCGCCGCACTGCCTGCCGGCGGGCGGTTGTGCATCGGCGAGACGGGCTTCGGCACCGGACTGAACTTCCTCTGCGCCTGGCAGCAGTTCGAAGCGCTGGCCCCGGCGGATGCGCGATTGCACTTCGTCAGCGTGGAGAAGTTCCCGGTGGCGCTGGACGACCTGCGCCGCGCCTTCGCCCTCTGGCCGGAGCTGGAGCATCTGTCGGCACAACTGCTGGCGCAGTATGTGGCGATCAACCCCGGCTTCCAGCGCTTCGTCTTCGCCGGTGGCCGCGTGGTGCTGACCCTGCTGGTGGGCGACGTGCTGGACATGCTGCCGGAGCTGGATGCGCAGATCGACGCCTGGTTCCTCGACGGCTTCTCGCCGTCGAAGAACCCGGAGATGTGGAACGACGCGCTGTATGCCCAGCTCGCCCGACTCTCGGCGCCGGGTGCGAGCTTGGCCACCTTCACCAGCGCCGGTTTCGTCCGCCGTGGACTGGGTGCTGCCGGCTTCAAGATCCGTCGCACCCTGGGCTTCGGCAAGAAATGGGAAATGTCTCAGGGCGAATACATCGGCGCCCAACAGCCGGCCGGCAAACCCTGGTATGCCCGCCCCGCGCGCCGCTCTTCCCAGGGTGGCGTGGGCCCGCGCGAGGCGCTGGTGATCGGCGGCGGCATGGCCGGTTGCGCCAGCGCTGCAAGCCTCGCCGCACGCGGCTGGCAGGTAACGCTGATCGAACGCCACGGCGCCCTGGCCGAAGAGGCCTCGGGCAACCCGCAGGGCGTGCTCTACCTCAAGCTGTCGGCCCACGGCACCGCGCTGTCGCGCCTGATCGTCAGTGGTTTCGGCCACACCCGGCGACTGATCGAAGGCTTGCAGAAAGATGAGGACTGGTCGGACTGCGGCGTGCTGCAACTGGGCTTCGACGACGCCGAAGCGCAGCGCCAGGCGCAGTTGACCGGGGCCTTCCCGGACTCGCTGCTGCGCCTGCTGGACAAGGCCGAAGCCGAAAGCATTGCAGGTGTCGAACTGCCCGCCGGCGGCCTGTTCTTCCCCGAGGGCGGCTGGGTGCATCCGCCGGCGCTGTGCCGGCATCTGGCGCAGCATCCGAATATCCGCGTCGTGACCGGCGAGGAGGTCCGCCTGCAGCGCGATGCCGACGGCTGGAGCGCCTGGAGCGGTGACGACAAGCTCGCCAGCGCGCCGGTCGCCATCCTTGCCACCGCCGCTGAAGTACGCCGTTTCGAGGGCGCCCAGGGCCTGCCGATGAAGCGTATCCGCGGGCAGATCACCCGCTTGCCGGTCACCACCGACAGTGCGGCGCTGAGCACCGTGGTCTGCGCCGAAGGCTACGTCGCGCCGCCGCGCCATGGCGAACACACCCTCGGCGCCAGTTTCGAATTCAAGCGGGACGACACCGAGCCTTCGCTGGAAGAACACCTGAGCAACCTCGACCTGCTGGCGGAGATATCCACAGACCTGAGCGAGCGCCTGCACGTCGGCCAGCTCGACCCGGCGACCCTGCAAGGCCGCGCGGCCTTCCGCTGCACCACCCCGGATTACATGCCGCTGGTAGGTCCGCTAGCCGACCGCGACGCCTTCGCGGCGGCCTACGCGGTGCTCGGCAAGGACGCACGCCAGGTGCCGGAAACGCCCTGTCCCTGGTTCGACGGCCTGTACCTGAACAGCGCCCACG of the Pseudomonas sp. PSE14 genome contains:
- the pap gene encoding polyphosphate:AMP phosphotransferase produces the protein MFESAEIGHSIDKETYEKEVAVLREALLEAQYELKQQARFPVLILINGIEGAGKGETVKLLNEWMDPRLIQVESFVLPTDEELSRPPQWRFWRKLPPKGRIGIFFGNWYSQMLYARVTGEIKDSQLDGLIADAERFERMYSDEGALIFKFWFHLSKKQLKERLKTLENDPQRSWQLSDLDWKQSEVYDKFVRYGERVLRRTSRDYAPWYVVEGADERYRSLTVGRTLLEGLQAALKREGRPTPQPHAAPLVSSLDNKGLLGALDLTLALDKDQYKEQMAKEQARLATLMRDKRFRSHSLIAVFEGNDAAGKGGAIRRVTDALDPRQYHIVPIAAPTEEERAQPYLWRFWRHMPARRQFTIFDRSWYGRVLVERVEGFASDADWLRAYAEINDFEEQLANYGIVLVKFWLSIDQDTQLERFKERESIPFKRFKITEEDWRNRDKWDLYVDAVGDMVDRTSTEIAPWTLVEANDKRFARVKVLKTINDALEAAYASAKKGKKD
- the mnmC gene encoding bifunctional tRNA (5-methylaminomethyl-2-thiouridine)(34)-methyltransferase MnmD/FAD-dependent 5-carboxymethylaminomethyl-2-thiouridine(34) oxidoreductase MnmC, with product MLPPLPNAHNAQIDWDENGQPTSRAYGDVYFSRASGIEETHHVFIAGNRLPERFAALPAGGRLCIGETGFGTGLNFLCAWQQFEALAPADARLHFVSVEKFPVALDDLRRAFALWPELEHLSAQLLAQYVAINPGFQRFVFAGGRVVLTLLVGDVLDMLPELDAQIDAWFLDGFSPSKNPEMWNDALYAQLARLSAPGASLATFTSAGFVRRGLGAAGFKIRRTLGFGKKWEMSQGEYIGAQQPAGKPWYARPARRSSQGGVGPREALVIGGGMAGCASAASLAARGWQVTLIERHGALAEEASGNPQGVLYLKLSAHGTALSRLIVSGFGHTRRLIEGLQKDEDWSDCGVLQLGFDDAEAQRQAQLTGAFPDSLLRLLDKAEAESIAGVELPAGGLFFPEGGWVHPPALCRHLAQHPNIRVVTGEEVRLQRDADGWSAWSGDDKLASAPVAILATAAEVRRFEGAQGLPMKRIRGQITRLPVTTDSAALSTVVCAEGYVAPPRHGEHTLGASFEFKRDDTEPSLEEHLSNLDLLAEISTDLSERLHVGQLDPATLQGRAAFRCTTPDYMPLVGPLADRDAFAAAYAVLGKDARQVPETPCPWFDGLYLNSAHGSRGLVTAPLSGELLAAWLEDEPLPLPRTVAEACHPNRFFLREVVRGQKTS
- the lapD gene encoding cyclic di-GMP receptor LapD; this encodes MSLLKQLFLAICLFLVVAFAGSFVTSLESSREQLISQLRSHAQDAATALGLSLTPHVDDPAMIELMVSSIFDSGYFATIRVVSIPEGKVIVERDTDTQSEQVPHWFASLVNLKAQGGDALIMRGWEQAARVEVVSHPQFALAKLWDSALGSLAWLLLCGLISAILGGWLLRTQLKPLDQMVQQAQAITRREFLTLPKEPRTPELKRVVQAMNQMVDKLKALFAEEASRSEKLREEAYQDSLSGLANRRLFDARLDAQLSPSEQNTAGYLLLLRLNDLAGLNQRLGGQRTDALIRDVAELLERTRQHHGTPDWLAARSRGGEFTLLAPGLDSASAEQLADELSASLENLRGTGASDCTPVAHLGLSAFRPGESSASVLSRADQALAQSQSSPDRPWQRLDSSGSQPAQDSHAWRDWLDDALQKGKLQLWFQPVRACAESGELLHQKVLARLLDPQGEAVAAGQFLPWIERFGWSARFDLAMLEHALAHLAQQPAPLALSLSAETVRGAAPLRQLFDILRAHPEEARLMTLEVDERYLPPPAELEKLSQSVQEVGCKLGLQHFGGRFSLIGNLTRLGLAYLKIDGSYIRAIDQDNDKRLFIEAVFRAANSIDLPLIAEMVESEGELKVLREMGIAGAMGRLIGAPRPSQKNGA